Proteins found in one Desulfofalx alkaliphila DSM 12257 genomic segment:
- the fliN gene encoding flagellar motor switch protein FliN encodes MAIKATLNHFEDVMMEICVELGQAKIKVKELLNLEVGSVIELNKSAGDNADVYLNNKPFARGEVLVLNDFFAVRLNSITRSGKAVGSKK; translated from the coding sequence ATGGCCATCAAAGCCACCTTAAATCACTTTGAAGACGTGATGATGGAAATATGTGTGGAACTGGGGCAGGCTAAAATTAAAGTTAAGGAACTGTTAAACCTGGAAGTGGGTTCGGTAATAGAGCTGAACAAGTCGGCCGGCGATAATGCCGATGTTTATTTAAACAATAAACCCTTTGCCAGGGGCGAGGTGCTGGTTCTAAATGACTTTTTTGCCGTGCGCTTAAACAGCATCACCCGGTCGGGCAAGGCCGTTGGTAGTAAGAAATAA
- a CDS encoding FliO/MopB family protein — MDDKDILFAFIRTLIALPLVVLLAYLVIKYGLARRGMVQRGPGGRRMRVLEQIPLGAKAMISLVELGGRYYLFSHSETEIKLLKEFDSLPGVIDESGGFVENIPDFRQILKGKFGKGTGGDSGGEN; from the coding sequence ATGGATGATAAAGATATTTTATTTGCATTTATAAGGACCTTAATAGCGCTGCCTTTGGTAGTACTTTTGGCCTACTTAGTTATTAAGTACGGCTTGGCTCGGCGGGGCATGGTGCAGCGGGGGCCCGGGGGCCGGCGCATGAGGGTGCTGGAACAAATTCCCCTGGGGGCAAAGGCGATGATCAGCTTGGTTGAGCTGGGAGGCAGGTACTATCTTTTTTCACATTCTGAAACAGAGATAAAACTGCTAAAGGAGTTTGACTCGCTGCCCGGGGTAATAGATGAAAGTGGCGGGTTTGTGGAGAACATACCAGACTTTCGCCAGATCCTAAAGGGCAAATTTGGCAAAGGCACCGGAGGAGATAGCGGCGGTGAGAATTAA
- a CDS encoding flagellar basal body-associated FliL family protein produces MVKESNEQKKSRFSTRNIIIALLALNMLIAGSAVGYFMFMNPMANAESRPTKMATFELGEMLVNLADPSGLHYLRFTAVLEYPESEKGLSNELSTKKHILKHNVITLLRQKRLADVQHPESVENVQQEVTETINQLLENGQLSRVYFTEYLTQ; encoded by the coding sequence ATGGTTAAAGAATCCAATGAACAAAAAAAATCGCGTTTTTCCACCAGAAATATTATTATAGCGCTGTTGGCACTAAACATGTTGATTGCCGGTTCCGCAGTGGGATACTTTATGTTTATGAATCCCATGGCCAATGCTGAGTCCAGACCAACCAAGATGGCAACCTTTGAATTGGGTGAAATGCTTGTAAATTTGGCTGACCCCAGCGGTTTACACTACCTGCGCTTCACGGCGGTGCTGGAGTACCCGGAGAGTGAAAAGGGATTATCCAACGAGCTGAGCACTAAAAAGCATATTTTAAAACATAATGTTATAACACTGCTGCGCCAAAAGAGGCTGGCCGATGTTCAGCACCCGGAAAGCGTGGAAAATGTTCAACAAGAGGTAACGGAGACCATTAACCAACTACTGGAAAATGGCCAATTAAGCAGGGTTTACTTTACCGAATACCTCACCCAGTAG